In Candidatus Palauibacter scopulicola, the following are encoded in one genomic region:
- a CDS encoding creatininase family protein, whose protein sequence is MSHARSRLTAPIALIALAAIPLGVPAGATAQNPQMTPEERARLMAEYEARIDAELVSERPIEMFDSIWIEELTWMEVRDMMADGYDIAIISTGGIEQNGPYVATGKHNYVLQGTCEAIARELGNALCAPIVKLVPEGDIDEPSGHMRYPGTISLRQETFEAVLDDVASSLKAHGFEHIVFIGDSGGNVQGMANVAARLNERWDDAHAHHIPEYYRYGGGGFLESELGIVETENDGIHDSFGITSLMMTVDPTVVRYDQRVKAGLAKINGVPIAPSEKTIEVGLKLRAYRTALTVEKIRESIARAGT, encoded by the coding sequence ATGTCGCACGCCCGTTCGAGGTTGACCGCCCCGATCGCCCTGATCGCCCTGGCGGCGATCCCCCTCGGTGTCCCGGCCGGAGCCACGGCCCAGAACCCGCAGATGACGCCGGAGGAGCGCGCCCGTCTCATGGCGGAATACGAGGCCCGGATCGACGCCGAACTCGTCTCGGAGCGCCCGATCGAGATGTTCGACTCGATCTGGATCGAGGAACTCACGTGGATGGAAGTCCGCGACATGATGGCCGACGGCTACGACATCGCGATCATCTCCACGGGCGGGATCGAGCAGAACGGACCGTACGTCGCCACCGGCAAGCACAACTACGTGCTGCAGGGGACGTGCGAGGCCATCGCCCGGGAGCTGGGCAATGCGCTCTGCGCGCCGATCGTGAAACTCGTTCCCGAGGGGGACATCGACGAACCCTCGGGCCACATGCGCTACCCCGGCACGATCTCGCTCCGCCAGGAGACCTTCGAGGCGGTGCTCGATGACGTCGCCTCCAGCCTGAAGGCACACGGCTTCGAGCACATCGTCTTCATCGGCGACAGCGGCGGGAACGTGCAGGGGATGGCGAACGTCGCCGCGCGCCTCAACGAGCGCTGGGACGACGCCCACGCCCATCACATCCCCGAGTACTACCGCTACGGAGGCGGGGGTTTCCTCGAGTCCGAGCTGGGGATCGTGGAGACGGAGAACGACGGCATCCACGACAGCTTCGGCATTACGAGTCTGATGATGACCGTCGACCCCACCGTGGTCCGCTACGACCAACGCGTGAAGGCGGGGCTCGCGAAGATCAACGGCGTCCCGATCGCCCCCAGCGAGAAGACGATCGAGGTCGGCCTCAAGCTTCGGGCCTACCGGACCGCGCTCACCGTTGAGAAGATCCGCGAATCCATCGCCAGGGCCGGCACGTAG